The genomic DNA CCTCCCAGGGTGGATCCCTTGAGCAGCTTGCCCAGTTCTGCCTTCCACAGGGAGTAGAGCTTGTTCCGCAGCTCGCTGTAGTGCTCGGTGTATTTCTGTCGGTGTTGGTCGAAGTTGATTAGTTCGCGGTTGAACTTGTTTAAAGTATCTTCCAGATTCATTGCCATGACGGCTTCGCTCCCCAGTCGCCGAGCGGAGTGCTCTCTGAAttattgttgtgttgtgtctgATGTAAAAATCACAGCTTGCGAAATTAAAGTAAAATTCCACTCGGTAGTCTCCGTTCTGTTGTTTTCTCTGCCGTGGCGTCCGCAGGATTGAATGAACAACGAAGCTTTGGGCTCGAGAACTTCCGTCTTTCGGCTGGAAGTGCTGATCGTGCACTCGTGCTCAATCTCTCTGGAATtgctgaaagagagagaagaaatgAGAGTCACTCTTTGAAATAAGTTGTTTGCAGGGCCCATAAGTACAAATAAACATTGCGTCGAGCCGCCTATGGGAAACTAAACACTTCCGTCGATTCGTCCAGCGATCCAGCGGAATGAATGTGCCGACTCGCTGAATTCCCGAGAAATATAAAATGCACATATCGTAAATCAATTCATCATatcataaaatgcaatttcaagaatatttattgatCGTTTATGTTTAGTTTAAGTGGTATTCATATTGGATTTCATTTAGcgctttgcatttgcagaaTCAAGAGGGAACAATCATAATTCATTGATCCATAATCTTTatgtatcgtatcgtatcggtTTTGTctgcgttttctttttcatttttttgggtttcattACATCTTGCATGTTTGGGTAGGTATGTATCTGGCATATGGTATCTGTATACTATTACTAGGGAGTTGCAAAATACATATGTTACAATAACAATCAAAAGAACGATCGATAGTTGTTGGTACGTTATGTAGGTAGTAATCGAGACAAagataaatgtaaatgtagtTTAACAAAGGCATAGGCCAATAAAGCATAGAGTTTGTTTCCTGTGAATATTAGTTCTCAACTAATGTGTGTGATGCACGAATGGGGAGGGGGGATTTGGGGGCGGGGAATGGTCAGATCTAATTGAAACCACTTGCAGCATATGCAGCATTGCATTGTTGGATTCCAAGCGGACTCCGAGCTCTGTTTccattctgtgtgtgagtgtgtttgtccattgaaaatagaaaattcCCCAAAACCACAGATGGGCCTGCGTCTGGCCATGTTTCATGTTCCATCTGACTCAAAGttagctgaagctgcagctgcagctgccatgtcgtgtgtttatgtatatggtacgagtacatatgtatatgctatgtaaaaaagagtaaaaagaCGCACAGAACCTCGCACAGAGTGGCGCCAAAACTTAGTGATTAgcttatatttatatatctgCACGTTATGTGGTAAGGGGACTAGATGCCCCGTACCGTATTGGTTATATGCTTGCTCTTAGTAGAAAAACTGGAAGAGAAAAACTGTGGCCGTTACACGATCATGATGTTCACCGATCATCGATCTGTGCGTGTTTGttcgtttttaattgattattACGTCAACGAATAGTGAGCTCTGCAATCGATTGCTTGGCGATAAACGATGAGCGAACGATAAACTTGAAACGgtgttaaatgtgtgtgtgtgtgtttatgctCATCTATctatacatacagatgtagatgtagagaTGCTCGACATGTTCAACATTGAGAAATgtttcgtgtttttgttttgttttaagaGTTTAGGTTTAACTTTGAGACTTTTGCACAGCTTTAATGTATTATACATTCCCATTTATGTTATTAATATTTAGGTGTACGCGGTATTCCCCATACAAATCGAGTTAAAACCTCTTTATACAAATCCAAACAAGTGTAAACGAGTGAATCCAAAATAAATGCGAGTTTCGTTAACTAATCTTGATTGTTAAGGGGGAGCGGAGCGTCTAGCGACAAAAACAATCGAAAGAAGAAGACTACAATAATCCGGAGTGGGCGGGGGTATCCTGGGAGAGGGACTGCTGCTACCGTAGAGCGTATAATGAATCAGTCTTTGCGCGTCACAAGTCGTAAATCGAACGGGGAAACGATACGATAAATATATCGAAATCAACTCTAAGCGGGACCGATTTGGTTGGGAATTGGGAATTGGTAATTGGGAATGGGAGGGGAAGCTAATGCGGACTCTGCTGAGGATCCTCGGGCATACAAACCGTACAAAAACTAGCtaaatacaaacatacatattatCAATATTATCTTCGGTTTCGctccttttcgtttcgtttcggatttcgtttcgtttcgttacgtttttttgtatacaaagtaaatacatacatgtacacatacatatatattcgaATTACAATTATAATTGTTGTACGAGCACGTAATTAGTGTACAATAAATACGGTAAAACAAGTTAACAagcattaatttaattattccTTTCgatttagctttagctttagcttcgAGTCAacgttttagttttttagATATAGAGATCGAGTTAGAGATAAGGTTAAGGTTAAGGTTGCTTTTAGCTTagccaaaaattgaattacagAATCAAGAGCGTAGCGTAGtctatccatatccatatccatatccgtACATCCGTatcaacatatgtacatacatatatcatcgtatatatgtacatatttatagataCGTCTACtagtgtatgtatgtatgagtgtATGTTGCCATAAATGGTTTATAAATGTTGTAGTTTAACTCGTAATTGGTGCGTTTCCCTTCGATtaggtttgggttttggttttttggtttttggtttttgttggttttaggTTTTAAATTTAAGGTTACAAAAAGTATTTGGAGAGAGTAACGAATAAAAATCGCATTTCTTGGGCTGCCCTCTTGGCTAGATCCGATTCGCATcagtatatgtgtatatagtatatgATATACGCGACATATGATATATATCTATGAGTGTTTTATCgaatacaatacatacaataaaaaatgtataattagatttataatttctttagaattgaatttcaataCAAATGATCTGAAGAGCACAGCGGGAGCGCGGCGAGCGGCTTGACGTGTCTTCTTCTGTTAACctgaatacaaaaatacattatcataaatatattcatgtatatatatatatatgtatgtttatatgtatatatgtatatgcaattGGTAATTAACTGTCTATCTGGCAAGCAACTGCACCACAAAGACAAAAAGATCTCTCGACATGATCCGAAGGGACATGGATTCGTGGATGGTGGGTGCGTGGGTGCGTGGGCCTGGATGCGGATGTGTGTAGTGGACAGTGTCTGTGGATCCGCCTCTCTACTTGTTGTTCTGCGCCACCATATTTGGCGACTTGTAGAAGTTGTGCACGAACTCCGAGAGGCTGTAGACGGCGCCAGGGCCCTTGCCGGCGCTCATGCAGATGAAGTCGCCTAGACAGTGCATATTTGCTGCGGAAAAGACAGAGGGACTCAATGGTACAGATCATTCACAGATTCCACAGAAGAGCATCTCACTGTTTGATAGAATGGGTGGATATGAGGGCGGCGGCTTGATCCAGCTTCCATCCGGCCGTCGCATGTGCCGCCGGTCCGAGGAGAACTCAATGAGATATGTGTCTGCGGGTATGACCCTGAAGAATCTGCAAGTGTGTACGGAAATGGTAAGAGAATGCTCCTCATTGAGTGGCTGGCGCTCACCTGTGATGCTCCGGTCGCAGGGCCAGATCGGAGCGAAATGTCTCCGTCACGTACTTGTGAAAGTATGTGGGGAAGGGCAGCGTGGTGTCCAGATCGAACACCAGGCAGCGGTTCGGCGAGGGATTGTGCATGAAGAATACATGGTAGTCCTGTGTGGGAAAACGAGGTGCAAATAGTTACTATAGAATGCGCAGATTCGAAAGATAAGAACTCACCCATATCACAACTTGATCGTCGCCACGTCCGGCCTTCTGGCGCCACAGCGGCACCGTGCGACCCTCGTTGGACACGAACACCGCATAGCAAGTGGCCAGCTCCTCGGGCCGCGTCCGCTTCACCTGCTCGCAGAGCTTCCACACGTTCTCCTCgctgcaagtggcaagtggcaagtggtaAGTGGGTTTGGGTTATTCACCAATCGACTGACTACTGGTGCACTTTCCGAGGTCCCAAATCCCTGCACGAAATGCCAACGGTGCCCGCCCCAGTGAGGCTTATCAGCAACAGGCCGCCTCTTGGCTTTCCAATTACAATAATCGATTTTGCTTAGCACGCGGCTGACTGTCGTCTGACCCCAAGAACCGTGCCCTGTACCCTGTAAGCAGTCCCCTGTCCCCGCGTGTTTCGTGACTGCCAGTTTAGTGTTTATGGCTCTTTCAAATAAATCCCAATCAATTCTGCTGCCACACATTGTTGCTCGCATGTTTGTGctgaggacgaggacgaggaccagAACAGCCCACGCGAGCCACAAACAAGTGGGCGGCGTCAGGTGCATGCAAAGGAGGCATTAAACAAGGGCCGCAGACGCTCTGTCCGCGCACCTAACGTCAGCATTCGAATACCCTTGCACACCTAACTTTCTACTACTTTCTACTTTCTTCACCCACCCAACTTGTCCAAACAATGCTTAAGTAATGGCCAGATATCTTTGGAAGTTTGGACTTTGGAGAGTTGCAACTTTCTGGGATAAGTTAGAGTACCCCTTCTGCAGAGCACAACGGAAGCATTCACTCGCAGAAAACTTGGAACAACAATTCGCCATATCAACAGTTACAGCCACGAACAGAGTGGAGgcaggggagagggagacggCAGCATAAGGTTGGTAAGTGGAACCCACTCAAGTGGCACGGTCAAAAGTCGCGACTGGAAGTGGCTTGTGGCGATATCGTGAGCTGGCGTTATTAATGCCCTGCCAGCCACTGATTGGGGGGAGGGCGGTGCGAGGATGTGGTTGGGTCCCTTGCTAAGGAAGTGTGCCCCAGCCCAGGTCGACAGATAATCGAATGGCACATTCCGCTGCCGATGCTAATGGCtgagtgccagagccagagccagaaggCAATGTATAAACTTTCTGTTGCAGTTCCCCGTCCTTTCGCTCGCCCCCACTGAAACCCAGCAGAAGAGACGCTGTGCTGCACATTTCCACTCACAGATGGCGCCTCAGTGTGTGTATGCttgtgtgagagtgagagagatagcgagagagagcgagtgcgcGTATTCATTCCAAGATTCCCCCACTGGAAGGAGATGATGGCGAGGTGGCAATGGcgatgacgctgacgctggcgATGAATCTGAGTGCAAATGTGAGTGCGCGAGCATTTTGCGAATGTGAATTAATCAATGAACACAACATGTCCTAGAGGGTCGCCACGAAGGGGGTCCTTTAGGGATGGGGGGGAGGATGAGGTCAGAGAACGCTCCGACGACATTTCATCCTTCTACATGTAAATTTTGTggtgtctgtgtttgtatgtgtgcgtgtatgaAAACTTTTTATGTGCTATGACGTTTACTTTTGgtgcttttgttgtgtgtacgtgtgtacgtgtgtggatgtgtggatgtgtgtagGCGGAGACTCACATAAAACTCATAACATACCATTCATACcactcccgctgctgctgcctggggAGCCTACTCCTTGGGGGGCGCCTGCCTGCCAACTTGCCATAACTCTGACCCTGCCTCCACCCCTGCACATCTCCTTACACCATCCATGTCCTCGTCATCGGCATCGTCTGTGCCGCCATTTTTGCAATTAgcattttaaatattgcaCCAACACACAGATGGAATACATGCATGCtctatgaatgtgtgtgtgtgtgtgtgtatgtttaattttcgctttggtttgttgttgttgctgttgctggtgccgCTGGTCGTTTGTTTTATAGTCGAAACGCGCCTCTCTCATGTGGCAATAAAAACGAACCAAAAGAGGTTCAGCCCACTCCACCCCCACCACCctactacacacacatacatatgtatgtatatgtgtgcaGGGGGGGCAccaacacaccaacacaccgacacacactGTGGCACGCTTTTCTTGTTAGGCAGACATGACCGTTTGACCTAATTTCTGGAGCTGCGCAGCGCGGCACGGCGCCCTCTCAGGACTCGGAGGACGGGAGGGGAAGTGAAGTCCAAGTCAAAGGCAAaatccaaaaccaaagcaagaGGAAGGATAATCACAAAAGATGAAGAAGCGGAGAGCGGAATTTAAAGGCGATGCTGAATAGCAGCCGAGAATTAGGTTTATTTAGTTGAACGAAAACTACTCGCAGGGCCCACAGTACCTTCTGCAAAACATACCTTGCAAGGAGCCACGGAAtgagcacacaaacacacaggcgAGTGAGTGACAGGGGAAAGCGGAAAGAACAACAGGCTCCGCTCGCCCGCTCCTTGCTCGAATGTTGTTGCCAAAAGAGATaacgcacaaaaataaaatatacataattaaaaGAAGCAGAGCAATGCGCCAAGGTTAGGACTGGCCAAACTAGCGATAATCATTCACAAAAGAAGAAATCTCAGAAGAGATTTCAGCGAGCCAAACATTCTTTTTAGTTTCCCCTTTCCACTATCTTCTGTTCATTATTTACAGCTATGCGAACGTTAGCGTAGTGTTAATATTCTGCCTGGTGTTTCAAGGTGAATGATTTTGCCTAATGAAAAAGTTTTTTCCCCCCACTCTACAGcgctctcttgctgctgctcaccatccgtgcctggcctgcctgtacgcattgttgtggctgttgcttcACCGACTTGGGGGCCGTGGGGCAGGTTCGCGACTTTGGTTATGCCTATGACTATGTCTATGGCTTTGACTACTCACCAGTAACAGGACACATAGGAGCAATCCGCTATTTTGGGGAACAGAAAGTCTGTGGCCATCTTGCTGCGTTTCTTCTTctgggactggaactgaagatggagctgaagctggaactGGACTGCAGTCTGTGGGTAATCCGTGTGCTGGGTTCTGGAACTTGGTCTGGGCCGGGGGGACTAAGTCTGGATCAGTTGATTCTACTTAATTGTCACTGGGAATTTCGGGGGGCTCTCTGGCTCACAGCGAGGGATAATCACTGCCTGGACATGGATATGGACCTGGACATGGCCGTtgcgtgtgtatctgtatctttagcTGTATCTATAGCAATAtctatggctgctgctgtggggtgACGAAGCCCTGTGCTGTGCCGCCTGGCATTGAGTGCACTGtgggaggacgaggaggagctgggctgctgctgtggttctCCTGGGGTCGGCCTCAGCGGCATTCCATGATTGTTCTGATGGTGACTGCTCCGACAGCAATggcgacgaggacgacgacaaTTGGGAAATTGTTGACAGCACGCTGGATGTGGTTGGGGATTTGGTTGGGGCTTCTTGCAGGACGGAGGAGGGTTGGAAGAGGAGTTGGGTCTAGGGGAAAACTctgtttttatatttctgtttgattatgttgcttttgctttgctctgcttttccgctcttctgcttttccaggatgctgccacacacacacacacacacacacagtcacggacacggacacggatacacatacacagcactcgctctctgtgcACCGTTCTCCACGCTCCACCGCTCTCCTGGACCCGAACGAACCGAATTATCGAAGCGTTTTCTCGTTTTCTCGTTTTCTCGTTTTCTCGTTTTCCTTTCCCCGTTTCCCGTTGCTCCTTCTGTTTTTCcgtttttcacttttcttcgAGGTTTAAATTATGTTGaggctgctccttctgttgcTTCTCTTCTGCTGGGACAGACGCGCACCTGCCTATAAACAAGGCCGCTCTTCCCTCATCCCAccctgctgtggctgctggggcCTGGGGCAACAGTAGACTCGGAGTCGACACACTTAACCACACATAGAGgaggatgctggatgctggatgctggacgCTGCTCCACCTGCAGTAGTGGCACTGTCACCGTTGTTTACTTTCGTAAGCAGGACTTTGGCTGCTTTGATTTGACCCCACTTTGCACGTTCCGCGACACCGCTGGCTTTTCCGTTCGCGTTTTGATTCCTATTATCGTCGTGAGTGcttgttcttcttgttctttCTTGCGATTCACACGATAGCGCGTGCAAGGTCGGAGTTGGTTGGGTACTGTTATTCTATACTTACAATAAAATGGGGGCTAGACTCCGGTTTATACATTGGAATACTCTGACaaaatcatcattatcgtctAATTAATCAGCgatttcattgattttatttattttcttgtatttcCATATACCATACGATAGATAGATATCGATAGCAGAAATGTGTCCGCCACTACCTGacactggctggctgctacAGCACGAGCGCACCCGCCAACCTAACGGTTTTTCGTTTATTGGATTTAGCACCTCGTAAATGTATCGCTATCTAATCGGGACAGAGCCGACATCTAATGGCCAATTGACAGCACGCAATTTGGAGCCAGCCGTTGGCTCCTCACTGCTAATACACTGCTGGGCAAATATTGCAGCAGCGAAggcaaaatatatacattatTCGATAAGATAAATCACTGTTTTGTGACTTGAATTCTTGCGGGCCCTCGAGGCTGGACGTCCACTTGTCTGATGtcccacaaaacaacaacagcgatgACAGCATGGCGATTAAACTTGAAATGATAAGCCAATGAATGCCGCAAGAATCTGTAGAGGTATCTGTAGCACTTGTGGCATATGGTAACCCCCCACCCAGCAACTGATGTTGGTCCGGGCTGTGCGCGAGGCTCATTAAGTAtttattggcatttaatttgcattttgcgtgTAAAGGTTATGTCTACCGATCCGATAAGACTATTGCGCACTGGCGTAGAAGATTGccagggagagacagagagagaaagagagaacttctttatttatttaagaagCCAACTAAAAATCGATCCACAACAATCCCCCCACTATCAGCAGCGATCAAAACGATCATGacacacaaaagtcaaacagCAATCCAGCGGACGCTGCCGGTGACGTTTCCTCCAAGTTTCCTCAACGGGGCATACGCCTTATCGCCTCCGCATGTCCGCACATGGGAGAGTCTGTTGggagagcggagcggagcgcgAGCGCTCACTCAATAGAAATCCGTATAGTTCGGCGGtccgcagagcagcagaggagtCGGGCTGAGTCGAGTTGAGGCGCGTCCAGCGTGGCAAGTGGCATTCAGTTGGCTCCAGCGTTTCGCCGTCGACGGGTTCGCTCTATTCCGCCGCGCCCTGACAGACCTCTGTCCAAGTATTGTCTCGCTTTTGGCCATAAACTCAGCGCCGTGACTTTTGGCCAGAAGTGGCAGAACCTGTTTTCCCGCTCTGTGGATTTTCGGCAGCAGGTTATCTACCCAGCCACGAACCCTCGTGGTGGAAAACCACATCCATCCAAGCGATCCATCTTCAAACAGAAGCGAAGCTCCCCCCTTCCCCCCTGCCCTCTGCCGCGTGAGTATTGCTCAATTGATTTGAGTGGATGCATAGCTGTTAATTGGTGCGATTGAACAAAGGGATCCACAAGCACATGCGATCCacaaacaaacccaaaaccaataGCCGGCACTCAAGTTCTACaatc from Drosophila subobscura isolate 14011-0131.10 chromosome E, UCBerk_Dsub_1.0, whole genome shotgun sequence includes the following:
- the LOC117891895 gene encoding protein N-terminal glutamine amidohydrolase, with the translated sequence MATDFLFPKIADCSYVSCYCEENVWKLCEQVKRTRPEELATCYAVFVSNEGRTVPLWRQKAGRGDDQVVIWDYHVFFMHNPSPNRCLVFDLDTTLPFPTYFHKYVTETFRSDLALRPEHHRFFRVIPADTYLIEFSSDRRHMRRPDGSWIKPPPSYPPILSNTNMHCLGDFICMSAGKGPGAVYSLSEFVHNFYKSPNMVAQNNK